The Citricoccus sp. K5 sequence GGTGGTCACGGGCGGCCTCCCGCAGGGGGACGGCCGGTTCCGTAGGGATCGTTCACCGCGGGTGTGCCCAGGACCTCTGTGGCCGGTGCGCCCGTGCCCAGGACAGGTCCGGCCACGGCCGGTGGTTCGGCCGGTGGGAGCGGGATGTCCCGGGCGGGGCCGGTGGCCGGCTGGGCGGGCTGCGGCGGCCGATTCGTCCGGTCACCGTACGGACCGCGGTACTGGTCATGGTGCTGGTCCTGGTGCTGGCCGTCGTCGTGGGCGTCCTTCACTCCACGGGAGAGACGGCCAGCCACGAGCCCGACACCGGCCGCGATTGCCAGGAACGTCCCGGGGCGGCGGGCCGCGAACCGTCGGACGTCATCCAGCAGGTCCATGGGCTCCTTGGACTCCAGCTGCTCCGTAAGATGGCGGGCCCGTTCCGACAGCTTCGAGACCGCTTGGTTCACCAGGTCCGATTCGGGCTTCTCCCCGCGGGAGATGCGCTCGAGGTCGTCCGAGACGGTGCGGGACTGGGCGGCCAGACGGTCCTTCTGCGTGGACAACTGGGACGAGGCCTCCTGCTTGGCCGAATCCGCCAGGTCCTTGACCTGGGTCATCGTCTCGTCCTTGAGGTGGGCGGCCTCCTCCTGGGCGGTGTCCGCCACGTCACGGGCCGCGCTCTGGGCTTCCGAGCCCAAGCGTCCGGCCTCCTGTTGTGCGGCGTCTCTCGGCCCGCCGCCCTGCTCTGTGGGGTGATCCGGGTTCAGCGTCATGGGGTGTCCTTCCGATAGACGGCCCTGGCCCCTGATGTCCAAACGGCCTGTAGTTCGGGAGAGTAATGAGTGGCCAGTTCCCCGGCGAGGGTTGCGCCACGGTCAGTTGCCATTGGCGCAGAGCGGTACCGGTCAGCGGTCTCCGCCGCGGTGGTGGTCGGCCCCGTACTGGTCCACCTTCCGGTGGTAACGCATGCCCAGGATGCCGCCCAGCACTGCTCCGGCCAGCGCCAGCAGCACGGCGACGACGAGGGCGATGATGCCGCCGGTGGTCAAGGCCTCTGCCTCGATGGGCATGCCGGTCAGGCTGCCCAGTTGACCCACGAGGTCGAACTGGCTGCCGGCCACCAGGCCCACGACCGCCAGGATGATGGTGATGACGATCGCCCACAACCAGACGGCGATGCCCTGCTTGGCGCCGTCGAAGCGGGCCATCCGCCCGGCCACGTAGCCACCGCTGAGGTAGGAGATCAGCAGGATGACGGCCAGGATGATCGCACCGGTGACGCCTACGGCGGTGGGTGACTGGGTAGCCTGCTCGGTGGCCTGCCCGGCATCGGTGCCCGTCGCCAGGCCCACACCGACGCCGATGGCCGAGAGCACTGCGGCGAGCAGCACGGCCATGCCGGTGGCGGCCAGCCAGCCGAAGAAGGCCGCGCCGATCTTCATGCCGCCGAACTTCTGTCTCTCCGCGGTGACGAGCTCATCTCGCCGTCCCCGGGGTGTGGTGGATCCGGATGGATTCTCGGTGCTCATGATGCGCTCCTCATGGTTGGGGCCCCTCGTGGTGGGGTCGAATCGCCAACGTGGGCTCAGGGTTCCTCATCTACCCTGCGGGAGGCAATCATTCGCGAGCGGGTGCGGACCGGCTTCGCCTCAGGGGTGGACTCGGGGCATGCCAGACCACATCATGGACGCGTCAGGCCGTGGCGATCAGAACGGGTGCCGCGGTGCGGAACGAGGGAAGGAAGTGCCATGTCGGGAATCGGGGACGCGGCTGACAAGGCCAAGCAGTACGGACAGGACAACCCCGAGAAGGTCGACCAGGCCAAGGACAAGGCCCAGGACTTCGTCGACAGCAAGAAGGACAAGGACCAGCAGGGTGGCGACCAACAGGGCGGCGAGAAGTAGCCGCAGGCGGAGGACTCCCGCTGACGATTGAGTCGGGCTGTCCTTTGAGGCGGCCCGGCCTCGTCATGTCTCAGTCAGGAGTGGCGGGTGCCGATTCAGGCGCGCCAGCTCCCGGATCCATCAAGGAAAGGCCACAACACATGGCAACCGTTACCGGCGCCAACGAGAACCAGCTGCACTACGAGGACACCGGAGGAACCGGGCGGCCAGTGGTCCTGGTCCACGGCTGGCCGCTGCACGGACAGTCCTGGAAGGACCAGGTCGGCTCGCTGACCGCCGCCGGTCACCGAGTCATCACCTATGACCGCCGCGGCTTCGGGCAGTCCGAACCGCAGCACCCGTACACGTACGACGCGCTGGCCGGCGACCTGGCCGCCCTGATCGAGGCCCTGGACCTGCACGACGCCGTCCTGGTCGGGTTCTCCATGGGCGGCGGCGAGGTGGCTCGTTACCTCGCGAAACACGGCAGCGACCGCATCGGCTCGGTGGTGTTCGCCGCGGCGGTGACGCCCTACATGCTGCACACCTCCGACAACCCCGACGGACCGCTGAAGAAGACCGCGGCCGCGGCCATGGCGGCACAACTGACCGCCAACCGGGAAAAGTTCTTCGACGGCTTCACCACGGACTTCTTCAGCGCCGGGGACACCCTCTGCGTGAGCGAGGCACAGCGCCAGGAGGCGATCGGGATGTGCTTGCAGGCCAACAAGCTGGCCGCACTGGAGTGCATGGCGTCCTTCGGCGCCACGGACTTCCGCGAGGACCTGGAGCAGGTCACGGTGCCGACGCTCGTTCTCCACGGCGACGCCGACGGTGTGGTGCCCCTCGAGGGCTCCGGCCAGCGCACCCACCAGGCCATCCCCCACAGTGAGCTCGTGGTGATCCCCGGGGCACCGCACGGCCTGAACGTCTCCCATGCGGACGAGTTCAACGCCGCCCTGCTCGGCTTCCTCAGCCGCTGACCACCGAAGGCAGCGAAACGGGGCGGTGAAAATTGATCACCGCCTCGTTCCCTCGCCATCACAGCCTGGGCACCGGCATCACTGGATGGTCAGGATCACTCCAATCAGAACGGCGATGACGACCACCACCAGGACGATCGCCCCGATCTGCAGCTGACGAGTGGAGAACCTCTGCCGCTTGATGTATTCGGTTCGGTACTTGATGCGTTTCTGTTCTTCAGACACGTGCACCCCTCACTCTCGAGATGGTCTCGGTGACGTCGCAACATATCACTGCCATGTGCGCCTCATTCAAGCCGAAACGGTGCGGCCGGTACATGGCCGGGGAACTGTCAGCTACCGCCCAGTGAGGGCACGACGCACGGCACCGGCCATCGAGGAAGCACCGAAAGGCCCGTCACTGGCCGCCTTCGATCCAGCCGTCCCGTGCAGCCAGGCGGCCGCAGCCGC is a genomic window containing:
- a CDS encoding antitoxin translates to MSGIGDAADKAKQYGQDNPEKVDQAKDKAQDFVDSKKDKDQQGGDQQGGEK
- a CDS encoding alpha/beta fold hydrolase — its product is MATVTGANENQLHYEDTGGTGRPVVLVHGWPLHGQSWKDQVGSLTAAGHRVITYDRRGFGQSEPQHPYTYDALAGDLAALIEALDLHDAVLVGFSMGGGEVARYLAKHGSDRIGSVVFAAAVTPYMLHTSDNPDGPLKKTAAAAMAAQLTANREKFFDGFTTDFFSAGDTLCVSEAQRQEAIGMCLQANKLAALECMASFGATDFREDLEQVTVPTLVLHGDADGVVPLEGSGQRTHQAIPHSELVVIPGAPHGLNVSHADEFNAALLGFLSR